A window of Fragaria vesca subsp. vesca linkage group LG7, FraVesHawaii_1.0, whole genome shotgun sequence contains these coding sequences:
- the LOC101304038 gene encoding pullulanase 1, chloroplastic-like has protein sequence MGIYTCSLLLPPPTVNSHFPNHIRHAFSSSSIRCRFTSHPKPKPIFSFPPTSANFSRLQCSASLPMSAQQDSASTSPSQVEGSLLKSRAFWVSESIIAWNVDTGDDSCYLFASKTAALSLTGDGVSGEDVKVELREDRHGLPQNVKEKFPHIKDYRAFNVPSDLDVKSLLKAQLAVATFSCDGRCSDATGLQLPGILDELFSYEGPLGAVFSKEAVSLYLWAPTSQAVSVLIYKEPLGGNPLEIVQLEEVNGVWSTRGPKSWEGCYYVYEVSVYHPSTLQIEKCYANDPYARGLSSDGRRTLFINLDSDSIKPDGWDKLVDEKPDILSSSDISIYELHIRDFSANDQTVLPEFRGGYLAFTSQDSAGVSHLKKLSKAGMTHVHLLPAFQFSGVDDEKENWKSIDSKILEKFPSDSSEQQALITAIQNDDGYNWGYNPVLWGVPKGSYASNANGSYRAREFRKMVQALNRLGLRVVLDVVYNHLHGSGPFDANSVLDKIVPGYYLRRNTDGFIENSTCVNNTASEHFMVERLILDDLLHWAVDYKVDGFRFDLMGHMMKRTMVKAKDALCSLTKDRDGVDGSSIYIYGEGWDFGEVANNGRGVNASQFNICGTGIGSFNDRIRDAILGGSPFGHPLQQGFVTGLLLQPNGYDHGPEAVAERMLAEAKDHIQVGMAANLRDFVLTNCEGKEVKGSEVLTYGGTSVAYALDPTETVNYASAHDNETLFDIVSLKTPFEISVEERCRINFLATSIIALSQGIPFFHCGDEILRSKSLDRDSYNSGDWFNRIDFTYNSNNWGVGLPPKEKNEKSWPLMKPRLAEPSFKPQKSHIHAAVENFSDLLHIRYSSPLFRLRTANAIQERLRFHNTGPSSVPGLILMSIEDGHEGLPGLSQLDPIYSYIVVIVNARPTEVSFTSSSIRGRALQLHPVQVKSNDEIVKKSTYDTGSACFTVPARTTSVFVEPRGV, from the exons ATGGGTATATATACTTGTTCACTTCTTCTTCCTCCTCCAACAGTCAACTCCCATTTCCCTAATCACATCCGCCACGCCTTTTCTTCATCCTCCATACGCTGTCGTTTCACCTCCCACCCCAAACCCAAACCCATCTTCTCCTTCCCGCCAACTTCCGCCAACTTTTCGAGACTTCAATGCTCGGCCTCATTGCCCATGTCTGCCCAGCAAGACTCTGCTTCAACCTCACCATCCCAG GTGGAAGGTAGCTTGTTGAAATCAAGGGCATTCTGGGTCAGTGAATCAATCATTGCCTGGAATGTGGATACTGGAGATGATTCGTGCTACTTGTTCGCTAGTAAAACTGCGGCGTTGTCATTGACTGGTGATGGAGTTTCGG GTGAGGATGTAAAAGTTGAGCTGAGAGAAGATAGACATGGGCTACCGCAAAAT GTGAAAGAAAAGTTTCCTCATATCAAAGACTACAGAGCGTTTAATGTTCCCTCTGATCTGGATGTCAAATCTCTTCTCAAAGCCCAGTTGGCAGTTGCTACTTTCAGTT GTGATGGAAGGTGCAGCGATGCTACTGGTCTGCAGTTACCGGGCATCCTAGACGAATTATTCTCATATGAAGGTCCCCTTGGTGCAGTGTTTTCAAAAGAAGCTGTGTCACTTTACCTTTGGGCTCCTACTTCTCAG GCAGTATCTGTTTTGATCTATAAGGAGCCACTGGGTGGAAATCCCTTAGAAATTGTGCAGCTTGAGGAAGTTAATGGCGTTTGGAGTACTAGAGGACCAAAAAGTTGGGAAGGATGCTACTATGTGTATGAAGTGTCTGTATACCACCCTAGCACCTTACAAATTGAAAAATGCTATGCAAATGATCCATATGCTAGAGG GCTCTCATCAGATGGCAGGCGGACATTGTTCATCAACCTTGATTCTGACTCTATAAAACCAGATGGATGGGATAAATTGGTAGATGAGAAACCTGATATACTTTCTTCTTCAGACATAAGTATTTACGAGTTGCACATAAGAGATTTCAG TGCCAATGACCAGACAGTGCTTCCTGAATTTCGCGGTGGATATCTGGCTTTCACTTCACAG GACTCCGCTGGTGTATCTCATTTGAAGAAATTATCAAAGGCTGGTATGACTCATGTCCATCTACTTCCAGCCTTCCAGTTTTCAGGTGTTGATGATGAAAAGGAGAACTGGAAAAGCATAG ATTCCAAGATTCTTGAAAAATTTCCTTCAGATTCATCAGAGCAACAAGCTCTAATTACAGCTATCCAAAATGATGATGGTTATAACTGGGG GTACAACCCTGTTCTCTGGGGGGTCCCTAAGGGAAGCTATGCAAGTAATGCAAATGGTTCATACCGTGCACGTGAGTTTAGAAAGATGGTTCAG GCACTTAATCGTCTTGGCCTTCGTGTTGTTTTGGATGTTGTCTACAATCATTTGCATGGAAGTGGGCCATTTGATGCAAATTCAGTTCTCGATAAG ATTGTTCCAGGGTACTACTTGAGAAGAAACACTGATGGTTTTATTGAGAACAGTACATGTGTAAACAACACTGCTAGCGAGCATTTTATGGTTGAACGTTTAATTCTTGATGATCTTTTACACTGGGCGGTTGATTATAAG GTTGATGGATTCCGGTTTGACCTTATGGGTCATATGATGAAAAGAACAATG GTGAAAGCAAAAGATGCACTCTGCAGCCTAACAAAGGATAGGGATGGAGTTGATGGCTCAAGTATCTACAT ATATGGTGAAGGATGGGATTTTGGTGAAGTTGCCAACAATGGGCGTGGAGTAAATGCATCGCAGTTCAATATTTGTGGTACTGGAATTGGGAG TTTTAATGATCGAATACGGGATGCAATTCTGGGTGGTTCTCCTTTTGGCCATCCTCTTCAGCAAGGATTTGTGACTGGTCTACTATTACAG CCTAATGGTTACGATCATGGCCCAGAAGCTGTTGCAGAACGCATGCTTGCTGAAGCAAAGGATCACATTCAG GTTGGTATGGCTGCAAACTTAAGGGACTTTGTGCTAACCAATTGTGAAGGGAAAGAG GTAAAAGGATCAGAAGTATTGACATATGGCGGGACAAGTGTAGCATATGCTTTAGACCCTACTGAAACG GTTAATTATGCTTCGGCTCATGACAATGAAACTCTGTTTGACATCGTGAGTCTAAAG ACTCCATTTGAAATTTCCGTAGAAGAGAGATGCAGGATAAATTTCTTGGCGACAAGCATAATAGCTCTATCACAG GGTATACCATTTTTCCACTGCGGTGATGAGATTCTCCGGTCAAAATCACTTGATCGCGACTCATACAATTCTGGTGATTGGTTCAACAG GATCGACTTCACCTATAATTCCAACAATTGGGGTGTTGGCCTTCCTCCAAAAGAGAAAAATGAAAAGAGCTGGCCACT AATGAAACCAAGATTAGCAGAGCCATCCTTCAAGCCTCAGAAGAGTCACATCCATGCTGCTGTAGAAAATTTTTCAGATTTGTTACATATTAGGTACTCTTCACCACTTTTCCGTCTGAGGACAGCAAATGCTATTCAG GAACGCTTACGTTTCCACAATACTGGGCCTTCATCAGTCCCTGGTCTCATACTCATGAGCATTGAAGATGGTCATGAAGGACTACCAGGGTTATCTCAACTGGATCCAAT CTACTCATACATTGTGGTTATCGTCAATGCTCGCCCAACTGAGGTGTCATTTACAAGTTCTTCCATTCGGGGTAGGGCCCTTCAATTGCATCCTGTACAG GTCAAGTCAAATGATGAAATAGTGAAGAAATCTACTTATGACACAGGCTCCGCATGCTTTACTGTGCCCGCAAGGACGACATCTGTGTTTGTCGAGCCTCGGGGGGTTTGA
- the LOC101310761 gene encoding uncharacterized protein LOC101310761 has product MEDQCSPFSWDFCYQEEGIEDQLRHSLLYTTLELETTIASAKEKISKRDEEVVHLKDLLTRVIKERDEAKAKCRRLVLEKLMLQQQLQKQQEQELVFVPQTHEVESKGSDSSKHYFAAASSDSDENISSPNAADPVMSQDVLTQLLGDQKALPEKGKLLQAVIDAGPLLQTLLLAGPLPQWQHPPPQLKSIEIPPVTISPPTPHLLQPQDSCISTSSNTACFGNKRSLVHSDGSGSGSDSSPKTKYQKVVHY; this is encoded by the exons ATGGAAGATCAGTGTAGTCCTTTCAGCTGGGATTTTTGCTATCAGGAAGAG GGAATAGAAGATCAGTTACGGCATTCTCTTCTGTACACAACCTTGGAGCTTGAGACAACAATTGCATCAGCAAAGGAGAAGATTTCGAAGAGAGATGAAGAAGTTGTTCATCTCAAAGATCTCCTAACCAGAGTCATCAAAGAGAGAGATGAGGCCAAAGCCAAATGCCGGAGACTAGTGTTGGAGAAGCTCATGCTCCAACAGCAACTGCAAAAACAACAAGAACAAGAACTTGTGTTTGTTCCTCAAACTCATGAGGTTGAGTCAAAAGGCAGTGACTCTAGCAAGCACTACTTTGCTGCAGCTTCTTCCGACTCCGATGAGAACATTTCATCTCCAAATGCTGCAGACCCAGTTATGTCACAAGATGTGTTAACACAACTATTAGGTGATCAGAAGGCATTGCCAGAGAAAGGGAAGCTATTACAAGCAGTAATTGATGCAGGACCTCTCCTCCAAACTCTTCTGCTGGCTGGACCTCTGCCTCAGTGGCAGCACCCACCTCCCCAGCTCAAGTCAATTGAGATTCCCCCAGTCACTATTTCTCCTCCAACACCACATCTTCTGCAACCCCAGGACTCTTGCATTAGTACTAGTAGCAACACTGCTTGTTTCGGTAACAAAAGAAGCCTGGTGCATAGTGATGGTTCTGGTTCTGGTTCTGATTCTTCACCCAAGACCAAGTATCAAAAGGTTGTTCACTATTGA